In Mycolicibacterium alvei, a single window of DNA contains:
- a CDS encoding helix-turn-helix transcriptional regulator has product MAVSSETTGRVLQLLGLFQSRRAWTGQELAERLGVTTRSVRRDIERLRELGYPVHASKGQGGGYQLGAGAALPPLLLDPDEAVAMAVCLRLAAGGSIAGVGESALRALSKLDQVMPARLRSQVSAVHDATVTLAPDSSDAPVEPEVLMTLARACRDREHVRTDYTDIRGNHTQRRLEPYQLVTTGRRWYLMAYDRDRRDWRSLRLDRMTAVAARGTTFAPREAPDAADYVRRAISSSPYRYVARVRYHAPKEIVAQKFPPASATVEADGPDACIVTTGADDPERMVLYFATVGHDFEVLEPPEVAAAVGVVADRLRAAFPGEQT; this is encoded by the coding sequence ATGGCTGTGAGCAGCGAAACCACCGGCCGCGTGTTGCAACTCCTCGGACTGTTTCAGTCGCGTAGGGCCTGGACGGGCCAGGAACTGGCCGAACGGCTCGGTGTCACCACCCGCAGCGTCCGCCGTGACATCGAGCGGTTGCGCGAACTCGGATACCCGGTTCACGCCAGCAAGGGACAGGGTGGGGGCTACCAACTCGGTGCAGGCGCGGCGCTGCCCCCGCTGCTGCTTGACCCCGACGAAGCCGTCGCGATGGCCGTCTGCCTGCGGCTGGCCGCCGGCGGAAGCATCGCCGGCGTCGGCGAATCGGCCCTGCGCGCGTTGTCCAAGCTCGACCAGGTCATGCCCGCGCGGTTGCGTTCGCAGGTATCGGCGGTGCACGACGCGACGGTCACCCTGGCCCCCGACTCCTCCGATGCCCCGGTGGAACCCGAGGTACTGATGACCCTGGCCCGCGCCTGCCGCGACCGCGAGCACGTCCGTACCGACTACACCGATATCCGGGGCAACCACACCCAGCGGCGGCTGGAGCCCTACCAACTGGTGACCACCGGGCGGCGCTGGTACCTGATGGCCTACGACCGGGACCGCCGGGACTGGCGGAGTCTGCGCTTGGACCGGATGACCGCGGTGGCCGCCCGCGGCACCACGTTCGCGCCGCGCGAGGCGCCGGATGCGGCCGACTACGTTCGGCGTGCGATCAGTTCCTCGCCCTACCGCTACGTCGCCCGGGTGCGTTACCACGCCCCGAAAGAAATTGTGGCGCAGAAGTTCCCACCGGCGTCCGCCACCGTCGAAGCCGACGGGCCCGACGCCTGCATCGTCACCACCGGCGCCGACGACCCCGAGCGCATGGTGCTCTATTTCGCCACCGTGGGCCACGACTTCGAGGTACTCGAACCGCCCGAGGTGGCTGCCGCCGTCGGGGTCGTCGCCGACCGCCTGCGCGCCGCCTTCCCCGGCGAGCAGACGTGA
- a CDS encoding DinB family protein, producing MWTNLLADQLDFHWTNQLRPRLDGLTDDEYFWAPVPHCWTVHSDGAIDFSYPPPQPEPFTTIAWRLAHVIVGVFAIRNHSHFGGPPADYESWPYATDASTALSQLDDAYRNWIDGVRSLSEEDLKRPCGPAEGPYGNEPMAVLVLHINREVIHHGAEIACIRDLYTHSSHHEEN from the coding sequence ATGTGGACAAACCTCCTGGCCGACCAACTCGACTTCCACTGGACCAATCAACTGAGGCCGCGATTGGACGGCCTGACCGACGACGAGTACTTCTGGGCACCCGTCCCACACTGCTGGACCGTTCACTCCGACGGCGCCATCGACTTCAGTTATCCACCGCCACAACCGGAACCGTTCACCACGATCGCCTGGCGACTGGCACACGTGATCGTCGGAGTGTTCGCGATCCGCAACCACTCGCATTTCGGCGGGCCGCCGGCCGACTACGAGTCCTGGCCGTACGCCACCGATGCCAGCACGGCCCTGAGCCAACTCGACGACGCATACCGAAATTGGATCGACGGGGTCAGGTCTCTGAGTGAAGAGGACCTGAAGCGCCCGTGCGGCCCCGCCGAAGGACCGTACGGCAATGAGCCGATGGCCGTGCTGGTCCTGCACATCAATCGGGAAGTGATCCATCACGGCGCCGAAATCGCCTGCATCCGAGATCTTTACACCCACTCATCCCACCACGAGGAGAACTGA
- a CDS encoding DinB family protein translates to MPGMPAPTSGERQTLIDFVAFQQNAFFAVAHGLTDAQARSTPSVSALSVGGLIKHVTAMQQAWTARAEHAPQFPPPDPRPMEDQIADYADQYVMGEHETLAGLLGAFKAQNAETLRVLAERDLDTAVPIPHDVPWFPQDVDNWSVRWVAMHLIEELSRHAGHADIIRESIDRATMYELLAAEEQWPETDWITRWRPAAEV, encoded by the coding sequence ATGCCCGGAATGCCCGCCCCGACCAGCGGCGAACGCCAGACCCTGATCGACTTCGTCGCCTTCCAGCAGAATGCCTTTTTCGCGGTGGCGCACGGCCTGACCGACGCGCAGGCCCGGTCCACCCCGTCGGTGAGCGCGCTGTCGGTCGGTGGCCTGATCAAGCACGTCACCGCGATGCAACAGGCCTGGACCGCCCGCGCCGAGCATGCGCCGCAGTTCCCACCGCCGGATCCCCGTCCGATGGAAGATCAGATCGCCGACTACGCCGACCAGTACGTGATGGGTGAGCACGAGACCCTGGCCGGACTACTCGGGGCGTTCAAGGCCCAGAACGCCGAGACGTTGCGAGTGCTTGCCGAGCGCGACCTCGACACCGCCGTTCCGATTCCCCACGATGTGCCGTGGTTCCCACAGGACGTCGACAACTGGTCAGTGCGGTGGGTGGCGATGCATCTGATCGAGGAACTCAGTCGCCACGCCGGGCATGCCGACATCATCCGCGAATCGATCGACCGCGCCACGATGTACGAGCTGCTGGCGGCCGAGGAGCAGTGGCCGGAAACCGACTGGATCACGCGCTGGCGGCCCGCCGCCGAGGTCTGA
- a CDS encoding TetR/AcrR family transcriptional regulator, with protein sequence MSSPTRWAGVPLGDRRAERRALLVDAAFRLFGDGGEAAVSVRSVCRECGLNTRYFYESFADTDDLLGAVYDEVSAALAVDVEAATTGAGDSLRARTRAGIAAVLGFSSADPRRGRVLFTDARANPVLAARRTATQDLLREAVLSEGGRLNPGSDPVAAQIGAAMYTGAMAELAQQWLSGNLGDDLGVVVEHALRLVLGR encoded by the coding sequence ATGTCGAGTCCGACGCGATGGGCCGGCGTGCCGCTAGGGGACCGCCGGGCCGAACGACGCGCCCTGCTCGTGGACGCGGCGTTTCGGCTGTTCGGGGACGGCGGTGAGGCCGCGGTCTCGGTGCGCTCGGTCTGCCGCGAATGTGGACTGAACACCCGCTACTTCTACGAGAGCTTCGCCGATACCGACGACCTGCTCGGAGCGGTGTACGACGAGGTCAGCGCGGCCCTGGCCGTCGACGTCGAGGCCGCGACGACCGGGGCCGGAGACTCCCTGCGGGCCAGGACCCGCGCCGGAATCGCCGCCGTGCTGGGTTTCAGTTCAGCCGACCCGCGGCGGGGTCGGGTGCTGTTCACCGACGCCAGAGCCAATCCGGTACTGGCCGCACGCCGCACGGCGACCCAGGACCTGCTGCGCGAGGCCGTGCTGTCCGAGGGTGGCCGGTTGAATCCGGGTTCGGATCCGGTGGCCGCCCAGATCGGCGCGGCCATGTACACCGGGGCCATGGCCGAGCTCGCCCAGCAGTGGCTGAGCGGCAACCTGGGCGATGACCTCGGTGTGGTGGTGGAGCATGCGCTCCGACTGGTGCTCGGCCGGTAG
- a CDS encoding oxygenase MpaB family protein, translated as MDMPHQILEQMLQRKFDTDIRQHYFRGMEFAGPAGDPGWFGPGSAVWHVHSHTEALVFGLQCAAYLERLDPSIYWMGMHHSRLVKRDDDGTAIPVIDPRGAAVRLGHSIAFFIGTAYGNTETAERVAKTVRSMHHTIKGTRPDGAVYDADDPDWLRWNYATVVWGLATAHEIYHPNPLRGKKLDRYYGEFIRVGHALGGTDLPATKAETLECLHSYLPKLALTYGAAMATGPNLPMPQSAVDWAIRDTMPKWAKQMIGHTDPNPIERAARRTMVWSIINGLHTAAGNTPEFRAAQQRVAAGTTVSHTEPTYVPGTDPVQSREEVEESFASV; from the coding sequence GTGGACATGCCACACCAAATCCTCGAGCAGATGCTGCAGCGGAAGTTCGATACGGACATTCGGCAGCACTACTTCCGAGGCATGGAGTTCGCCGGACCCGCCGGCGATCCGGGGTGGTTCGGCCCGGGCAGCGCCGTCTGGCACGTCCACTCCCACACCGAGGCACTCGTCTTCGGCCTGCAGTGCGCGGCCTACCTGGAACGCCTCGATCCCTCCATCTACTGGATGGGCATGCACCATTCGCGTCTGGTCAAACGCGATGACGACGGGACCGCGATCCCCGTCATCGATCCCCGGGGCGCCGCGGTGCGCCTGGGGCATTCGATCGCGTTCTTCATCGGCACCGCCTACGGCAACACCGAAACCGCCGAACGAGTGGCCAAGACTGTCCGCTCCATGCACCACACCATCAAGGGCACCCGCCCAGACGGTGCGGTCTACGACGCCGACGATCCGGACTGGCTGCGCTGGAACTACGCGACCGTGGTGTGGGGGCTGGCCACCGCACACGAGATCTACCACCCGAACCCGTTGCGCGGTAAGAAACTCGACCGCTACTACGGCGAGTTCATCCGTGTCGGGCACGCCCTGGGCGGCACCGACCTGCCCGCAACCAAGGCCGAGACGCTGGAGTGCCTGCACTCTTATCTGCCCAAACTGGCGCTCACCTACGGTGCGGCCATGGCCACCGGTCCCAACCTGCCGATGCCGCAGAGCGCGGTGGACTGGGCGATCCGCGACACCATGCCGAAGTGGGCCAAGCAGATGATCGGGCACACCGATCCCAATCCGATCGAGCGGGCGGCCCGGCGCACCATGGTGTGGTCGATCATCAACGGTCTGCACACCGCGGCCGGTAACACCCCGGAGTTCCGCGCGGCGCAACAGCGCGTCGCCGCCGGGACCACCGTGTCGCACACCGAGCCCACCTACGTGCCCGGAACCGACCCGGTGCAGAGCCGCGAAGAGGTCGAAGAAAGCTTCGCCTCAGTGTGA
- a CDS encoding ABC1 kinase family protein — protein sequence MSTTPPRPKHREVARLSRVPLPVEAARIGATGWQITRTGVRVAAHMFGSGSLQQKVIRQVPQTFSDLGPTYVKFGQIIASSPGAFGEPLSREFRSLLDRVPPADTDEVHKLFVEELGDEPTNLFKTFDEKPFASASIAQVHYATLHSGEEVVVKIQRPGIRRRVAADLQILKRGAQLVELAKLGRRLSAQDVVADFAENLAEELDFRLEAQSMDAWVSHMHASPLGENIRVPQVYWDLTSQRVLTMERITGVRIDDVAAIRKKGFDGTELVKALLFSVFEGGLKHGLFHGDLHAGNLYVDDAGKVVFFDFGIMGRIDPRTRWLLRELVYALLVKKDHAAAGKIVVLMGAVGTVKPEAQAAKDLEKFATPLTMKSLGDMSYAEIGKQLATLADAYDVKLPRELVLIGKQFLYVERYMKLLAPKWQMMNDPQLTGYFANFMVDISREHKENDPDGDEA from the coding sequence ATGAGCACTACGCCGCCGAGACCCAAGCACCGCGAGGTCGCCCGGTTGAGCCGGGTGCCGTTGCCTGTGGAAGCCGCCCGTATCGGCGCCACCGGTTGGCAGATCACCCGCACCGGGGTCCGTGTCGCCGCCCACATGTTCGGCAGCGGTTCCCTGCAACAGAAGGTCATCCGGCAGGTCCCGCAGACCTTCTCCGACCTGGGCCCCACCTACGTCAAGTTCGGCCAGATCATCGCGTCGAGCCCAGGTGCCTTCGGTGAGCCGCTGAGCCGTGAGTTCCGCAGCCTGCTCGACCGGGTGCCGCCGGCGGATACCGACGAGGTGCACAAGTTGTTCGTGGAGGAGCTCGGCGACGAGCCCACGAACCTGTTCAAGACGTTCGACGAGAAGCCGTTCGCCTCGGCGTCGATCGCCCAGGTGCACTACGCCACGCTGCACAGCGGCGAGGAGGTGGTGGTCAAGATCCAGCGTCCGGGGATCCGCCGCCGAGTCGCCGCCGACCTGCAGATCCTCAAGCGCGGCGCGCAGCTGGTGGAGCTGGCGAAGCTGGGCCGGCGGCTGTCGGCTCAGGACGTGGTCGCCGACTTCGCCGAGAACCTGGCCGAGGAGCTGGACTTCCGGCTGGAAGCCCAGTCGATGGACGCCTGGGTGTCGCACATGCACGCCTCCCCGCTGGGCGAGAACATCCGGGTCCCGCAGGTGTACTGGGACCTGACCAGCCAGCGGGTGCTGACCATGGAACGGATCACCGGGGTGCGTATCGACGACGTCGCCGCAATCCGCAAGAAGGGCTTCGACGGCACCGAACTGGTCAAGGCCCTGCTGTTCAGCGTGTTCGAGGGTGGCCTGAAGCACGGCCTGTTCCACGGGGACCTGCACGCCGGCAATCTCTACGTCGATGACGCAGGCAAGGTGGTGTTCTTCGACTTCGGCATCATGGGCCGTATCGACCCGCGTACCCGCTGGCTGTTGCGCGAGCTGGTCTATGCGCTGCTGGTCAAGAAGGACCATGCGGCCGCGGGCAAGATCGTTGTGCTGATGGGCGCGGTCGGCACCGTGAAGCCCGAGGCGCAGGCGGCCAAGGACCTGGAGAAGTTCGCCACCCCGCTGACCATGAAATCGCTCGGCGATATGTCCTACGCCGAAATCGGCAAGCAGCTTGCAACCCTGGCCGATGCCTACGACGTCAAGCTGCCCCGCGAACTCGTGTTGATCGGCAAGCAGTTCCTCTACGTGGAGCGGTACATGAAGCTGCTGGCCCCGAAGTGGCAGATGATGAACGATCCCCAGCTCACCGGATATTTCGCCAATTTCATGGTGGATATCAGCCGCGAGCACAAAGAGAACGATCCCGACGGGGACGAGGCCTGA
- a CDS encoding alpha/beta fold hydrolase yields the protein MKVRTGFAKSSAEPGDVDLYYEDMGNPNDPAVLLIMGLGAQMLLWRTGFCEKLVSLGLRVIRYDNRDVGLSTKLSGTRVDSPLPLRMARSFLGLRSPSVYTLEDVADDAAALLDHLRIDTAHIVGGSMGGMIAQVFASRHAQRTRSLAVIFSSNNQPLLPPPGIKQLLSVVTGPPANSSRDAIIDNTVRISRINGSPGYPVPEAEIRAQAAELYDRAYYPAGIARHFGAILGSGSLRHHDKRISVPTVVIHGRADRLMRPFGGRAVARAIAGARLVLIDGMGHDLPEPVWDEVVGELKTNFGSSR from the coding sequence ATGAAGGTGCGGACCGGCTTCGCCAAATCGTCCGCGGAACCCGGCGATGTCGACCTCTACTACGAGGACATGGGCAACCCGAATGACCCGGCCGTGCTGCTGATCATGGGTCTCGGTGCGCAGATGCTGTTGTGGCGCACCGGTTTCTGCGAAAAGCTGGTGAGCCTGGGGCTACGTGTCATCCGTTACGACAACCGCGACGTCGGCCTGTCCACCAAATTGTCCGGCACGCGGGTTGATTCTCCGCTGCCGCTGCGGATGGCCCGGTCGTTTCTGGGGCTCCGGAGCCCGTCGGTCTACACCCTCGAAGACGTCGCCGACGACGCCGCGGCCCTGCTCGATCACCTCAGGATCGACACCGCCCACATCGTCGGCGGTTCGATGGGCGGGATGATCGCCCAGGTGTTCGCGTCCCGGCACGCGCAGCGCACCAGGTCACTGGCGGTGATCTTCTCCAGCAACAATCAGCCGCTGTTGCCGCCGCCGGGCATCAAGCAGCTGCTGTCGGTGGTCACCGGCCCACCCGCCAATTCGTCGCGAGATGCCATCATCGACAACACAGTTCGGATCAGCCGGATCAACGGCAGCCCCGGCTATCCCGTTCCCGAGGCGGAGATCAGGGCCCAGGCCGCCGAACTGTACGACCGCGCCTACTACCCGGCCGGGATCGCCCGGCATTTCGGTGCCATTCTCGGCAGCGGCAGTCTGCGCCATCACGACAAGCGGATCAGCGTGCCGACCGTGGTGATCCATGGACGAGCCGACCGGTTGATGCGCCCGTTCGGGGGCCGGGCGGTGGCCCGCGCGATCGCGGGTGCCCGGCTGGTGCTGATCGACGGGATGGGCCACGATTTACCGGAGCCGGTGTGGGATGAGGTCGTCGGCGAGCTGAAGACGAACTTCGGCAGTTCCCGCTGA
- a CDS encoding cyclopropane mycolic acid synthase family methyltransferase: MSKLTPKYEELQSIYDISNEFYELFLGPTMGYTCGYFEREDMTGDEAQIAKFDLSLGKLGLEPGMTLLDIGCGWGAGMARAIEKYDVNVIGLTLSGEQREYAIEKLARIPTERNVEVRLQGWEEFDDKVDRIVSIGAFEHFGFERYPAFFETAYNALPDGGTMLLHNITGFDLRQGQKLGLHMTFEDARFARFIMTEIFPGGRLPSVSMEQEKATDAGFTLTQLQEIGPHYVRTLEIWADALEAHKDRAIAIQGQEVYDRYDKYLNGCQKYFASGHISVHQFTLQK; the protein is encoded by the coding sequence ATGTCCAAATTGACACCGAAATATGAAGAACTGCAGTCGATCTACGACATTTCAAATGAATTCTACGAACTGTTTCTAGGCCCCACAATGGGCTATACCTGCGGTTATTTCGAGCGCGAAGACATGACCGGCGACGAAGCCCAAATCGCCAAGTTCGATCTGTCGCTGGGCAAGCTGGGACTTGAACCCGGGATGACGCTGCTCGATATCGGCTGTGGCTGGGGCGCAGGCATGGCGCGCGCCATCGAGAAGTACGACGTGAACGTCATCGGGCTGACGCTCAGTGGCGAGCAGCGTGAATACGCCATCGAAAAGCTCGCCCGGATTCCCACCGAACGCAATGTCGAGGTTCGGCTCCAGGGTTGGGAAGAGTTCGATGACAAGGTCGACCGCATCGTTTCGATCGGCGCCTTTGAGCATTTCGGATTCGAGCGGTATCCGGCATTTTTCGAGACGGCCTATAACGCACTGCCCGACGGTGGCACCATGTTGCTGCACAACATCACCGGATTCGACCTTCGTCAGGGCCAGAAGCTCGGTCTGCACATGACATTCGAGGACGCCCGGTTCGCCCGGTTCATCATGACCGAGATCTTCCCCGGCGGCCGACTGCCCTCGGTGTCGATGGAACAGGAGAAAGCGACCGACGCCGGGTTCACGCTCACCCAATTGCAGGAGATCGGCCCACACTACGTCCGGACGCTCGAGATCTGGGCCGACGCGCTCGAGGCCCACAAGGACCGAGCCATCGCGATCCAGGGCCAAGAGGTGTACGACCGCTACGACAAGTACCTCAACGGCTGCCAGAAATACTTCGCATCGGGCCACATCAGCGTGCATCAGTTCACGCTGCAGAAGTAG
- a CDS encoding YciI family protein, translating into MYYFALLISQDVELTPEQRAEGMAAFQKFHAKAASAIRAGDALDKDAAASRITGGPDNPVVTDGPYAEGAEVACGYYVFEADNLDEALALARDIPVAEFGAVEVWPMVHWQAPERPLGNDWLALLLERPEDVNTPGTDEWNRQAGLHVERAKTIGDRTLAGAPLHPPATATTVRVRDGKVVLTDGPYAEGAEVANGFYVLRASDRDEAVKLASMIPASAIEVRQLAGISGL; encoded by the coding sequence ATGTATTACTTCGCTTTACTGATCAGCCAGGATGTGGAGCTGACACCTGAGCAGCGAGCCGAGGGCATGGCCGCGTTCCAGAAATTTCACGCCAAGGCCGCCTCGGCGATCCGGGCCGGCGACGCACTGGACAAAGACGCTGCCGCCTCCCGTATCACCGGAGGTCCGGACAACCCGGTAGTCACCGACGGCCCGTACGCCGAGGGCGCCGAGGTGGCTTGCGGCTACTACGTGTTCGAGGCCGACAATCTCGATGAGGCGCTGGCCCTGGCCCGCGACATCCCGGTCGCCGAGTTCGGCGCGGTCGAGGTGTGGCCGATGGTTCATTGGCAGGCACCCGAGCGGCCACTCGGCAACGATTGGCTGGCCCTGCTGCTGGAGCGGCCGGAGGATGTCAACACGCCGGGCACCGACGAATGGAACCGGCAGGCGGGCCTGCACGTCGAACGCGCCAAGACCATCGGCGACCGGACGCTGGCCGGCGCGCCGTTGCATCCGCCGGCCACGGCGACCACGGTGCGCGTGCGCGACGGCAAGGTGGTGCTGACCGACGGCCCGTACGCCGAGGGCGCTGAGGTGGCCAACGGCTTCTACGTGCTGCGGGCATCGGATCGCGACGAGGCGGTCAAGTTGGCGTCGATGATTCCGGCGTCGGCCATCGAGGTACGCCAGTTGGCCGGGATTTCAGGCCTGTAA
- a CDS encoding transposase has protein sequence MLTVVACGTRTVVDAVFGAYGVGETTYAPTLLRCLKPDMLLLADRNFAVTARGKDRLDPCRVADPLQRRPCAAPDQDAGGPDVAGTDGRGDRAGDRRPHQRAARRRATRYGHYRLVTTLLDEKQYPADELVELYHQRWEIETSYLELKSTILGGRVLRAGTPAGITQEVYALLITYQALRTALADTALARPDIGPDRLSLTVALNTARDQVIHAAATIADATIDLIGCIGAAALNQPLPARRSRSSPRVVKRAISKHRAKGAIDRTNYTTAITIEILDG, from the coding sequence ATGCTGACGGTCGTGGCGTGTGGCACCCGCACCGTCGTCGATGCCGTGTTCGGCGCCTACGGAGTAGGCGAAACCACCTATGCACCAACGCTGCTGCGGTGCCTGAAACCAGACATGCTGCTGTTGGCTGACCGCAACTTCGCCGTCACAGCTCGTGGAAAAGATCGCCTCGACCCATGCCGAGTTGCTGATCCGCTGCAAAGACGCCCGTGTGCTGCCCCCGATCAAGACGCTGGCGGACCGGACGTGGCTGGCACGGATGGGCGCGGTGACCGTGCGGGTGATCGACGCCCGCATCAGCGTGCGGCTCGACGGCGGGCGACCCGCTACGGTCACTACCGCCTGGTCACCACCCTGCTAGACGAAAAGCAATATCCCGCAGACGAACTGGTCGAGCTCTACCATCAACGGTGGGAGATTGAAACCAGCTACCTGGAATTGAAATCGACCATTCTGGGCGGACGAGTGCTGCGCGCGGGTACCCCCGCCGGCATCACCCAAGAGGTCTACGCACTGCTGATCACCTACCAGGCCCTGCGCACCGCCCTGGCCGATACCGCACTGGCCCGTCCCGACATCGGCCCCGACCGGCTGAGCCTCACCGTCGCCCTGAACACCGCCCGCGACCAAGTCATTCACGCCGCCGCAACGATCGCCGACGCCACCATCGACCTGATCGGCTGCATCGGAGCCGCCGCCCTCAACCAGCCGCTACCAGCGCGGCGATCACGCTCGAGTCCCCGAGTGGTCAAACGCGCCATTTCCAAGCACCGGGCTAAAGGCGCCATCGACCGCACCAACTACACAACCGCCATCACCATCGAAATCCTCGACGGTTGA